The genomic DNA TTCGACGATACCCGTTCCGCCCAGATCGCGCCGGTCGCGCCGCCCGGCTTGAACGAGGCCCAATGGGCCGTGCTGCAGCAGGGCTTCGCGTTCGACCAGGACGAGCGCTTCGCCTCCGTGGCCGCGTTGCTGGACGCACTGGCGCACGCCGCCGGGCCTAGTGCCGCCGAACTGGCCGAGCAGGCGCGCCAGCGCGCCCAGGCCGAAGCGGAACAGGCGCGCGCGCTGGCCGAGGCCGAGCAGGCCGCGCGCCAGGTCCAGGCCGAGCAGCGCGCGGCGGCGCCGCCGCCCGACCCGAAAGCGCTGGAGCAGCAGCGCGCGGCCGAGGCGGCGGAGCTGCGCCGGCTCGAACTGCAGCGCCAGATGGAGCTGGCGGCGCGCCGCAAGGCCGAGGCGCACGCCGCCGCGCTGGAAAAGCTGAAGCAGGACCAGGTGCGACGCGCGCTGGAGAAGCAGCGCCGCCTGGAGGCCGAGGCGCAGGCGGCCGAGCGCAAGGAAAGGCTGCGCCAGCAGCTGCTGGCGCGGCGCGAGGCCGATGCGCTGAAGGCACGCCAGGCGGAAGAGGAAAAGCAGCGCAGGGCCGCGCAGCTGAAGGCCGAGGCGGCGTACCGCGCCGAGCAGGAACGCCACCGGCGCGAGCAGGCCGCCCGTCACGCGGCCGAACTGGCGGCCCAGCTGCCGACGCCGTCCAGCCCCGTGGCCGATCCCAGCGGCGTGCTGCGCGACCCGTTCGTCGACGGCAGCGGCAACGGGCCGGAGCTGGTGCTGATCCCGACGGGCCGCTTCGAGATGGGCGCGCACGAGTACGAACATGCCCAGGCCTTGAAGGCCGGCGCCCAGCGCGCCTGGCTGGAGCGCGAGAAGCCGCCGCACTGGGTCGGCATCGAGCGCTCGTTCGCGCTGGGCCGCTATCCCGTCACGGTGGGCGAATGGCGCCGCTTCGCGCGCGCCACCGGCTGGCAGCCCAAGCTGGACTTCGACTGGGAGCAGCCCGGCTTTCGCCAGGACGACGACCATCCCGTGGTGGGCGTCAGCTGGTACGACGCGCAGGACTACCTGAACTGGCTGTCCGTGATGACGGGCCAGGTGTACCGCCTGCCCAGCGAGGCCGAATGGGAATATGCCTGTCGCGCCGGCAGCAAGACGGCGTTCAGCTTCGGCAACGAGATCGCGACGACGCAGGCCAACTACGACGGCAACTTCAGCTACGGCGCCGGGGTCAAGGGCGAGTCGCGCGGCGGCACCACCAAGGTGGGCAGCTTCCCGCCCAACCCGTGGGGCCTGTACGACATGCACGGCAACGTGTGGGAGTGGGTGCAGGACCCGGTGCACGACAACTACGTGGGCGCGCCGGTGGACGGCAGCGCCTGGGAGCAGGGCGGCGACGGCTCACGCCGCGTGCTGCGCGGCGGTGCCTGGCTGTACCAGCCACGCTACCTGCGCTCGGCCGTGCGCAATGGCTACTCGGCCTTCCTGTCGAACGATGTGGTGGGGTTCCGGGTGGCGCGGCGGATCGGCTAAGGAGACCCTGGTGACAGGCACCGATCTTCAGGCCGGCGACCTGAAGATCGGTGCCTGTCACCGGTGTTTACCGCGTCCCCGGCATCAATGCGCCGCCGACTTCGAAAACAGGTTCATCACGACGACCCCGGCCACGATCAGCGCAATGCCCAGCAGCGCGGGCGCATCCAGCTTCTGCCCATACATGAACCATCCCGCCAGCGAGACCAATACGATGCCCACACCCGACCACACCGCATAGGCGACGCCGACGGGGATCGTGCGCAAGGTCAGGGACAGGAAGTAAAAAGCGATGCCGTAGCCGACCACCACTGCCACCGAAGGCCACAGGCGCGAAAAGCCCGCGCTGGCCTTCAGGGCCGAGGTGGCGATGGTTTCGGAAACGATGGCGATGGCCAGAAATAGCCAGTTTTTCATGAGGACCCTCGTGGGACGGCAAAGCGCGCAGTATGCCGTGCCCTCGCGATCGGCGCCAGTGTGGCCGCCGTAGTGCAATGTTCGCTTTCTCAATGTCTCTTCAATTGCAATTTTGCAATTAAGTTGCTTTTTGAGTTATGCTGGTGGTTTGTACGCCACCACTTAGGGAACGATATGTCCAAAAAAAGACTGATAATACCGATCGCTTTGAGCGTGCTGGCTCAATCGGCACTAGCCCAGGCCCCAGCCGTGGCCACGATGCAAACGGAAAGACTATTTGATTTCGATGCTGTAACGGCACCGAGTGGGTGGCTCATCGCGAAATCGGCGCCCTCAGAGCCAAATACGCTGTTGTTGACACCGGCGGGCTCGGAATCGCTTTATATCGACGTCACTGTCGACCATACCGCTAAATATTACATTTGGGTCAGGACCTATGCACCGGAGGGAAGGTATAACGACTACTACCTCAAGGTCGGGAGCGAGCCGGAAAAACAGATCACGGCGTTTACGACACACAAGGTAGCCACCGAGCCGCTGCGGTGGAAGAATATCTATTGCGAAGACACCAGTAACTGCTCGAGGGGTATCTACCTCGCCAAAGGGACCACCCGCCTGCAGTTCCGCATGAAAGAGCCGAATCTCGGCTTCGACAAGATCATCGTCACCGCGCAGCCGAACTTCCAGCCGGACGGGTTCGGCCAGGATGCGAGCATCCAGGCCAGCATTCCGGCCCGGCCCGCTACCACACCCGCGTGGGTGCCACCGAACAGTGGCGTTCCAACGCCCGACGCGCCACGCCTGTTATTGCCGAAAGATTACCCGCTGGACGCGCTGAAAGCCGCCGAGCAGGATCGAACGACGGCCGTGGACGAAGAGCACCGCCAGATGCAGTTGGCCTGGACGAAGCTGCGGGCGTCGGCCAACCGGACCACTTGGGACAGCTGCGTACAGAAGAGAAACTCCATCATGGCGAAGGCGCTCTACTATCGCCTGTACGGGACCGCTTCGATGGGCAGCGGCGCCGTGAGCGCATTGAACGAGTATCTCGACGACTGTCATGCCGTCAAGAATGCTCAAACCGGCGCCATCGACATACCGGGGACACGTCCGACGGGCGAGGGCATTCTGACGAGCGCTCTCGTATATGACTGGGTTATCGCGCCGCAAGGTCCCGGCGCTTTCGTGGCAGAGCGGGAAAAAATCGTACGCCGTTTCCTGGAACGTGCGGCAATGGAAGTCGGCTTCCCGCCCGTCCAGAACTCGATCGCTGGACACGGCGCCGAGGCGCAATTGCTGCGTGACCAATTGAGCGCGGCTCTTGCATTCTATGGCGACTACCCGCGCATCTATGAGATCGTCGGACAGCGCTTCTTTTCTGATTACGTACCGGTTCGAAATTACGTCTATAACGCTGGCGGCTTTGCGCAAGGCACTTCGTACGGCCCTTACCGATATCAGTGGGATATGTTCGCCGCATGGATTTTCAAGCGGATGAATAAAGACAAGGCTCTGGCCGATCAGGATGTCTTTAGCAACACGCAAGAACAACAGTTATACCACTCGCTCTACCAGCGCCGGCCGGACGGCCAGCTGATGCGCGACGGTGACGTCTATCACGGCAGCTACACGGACGTCGGCAGGTACTGGACCGAGCCTACTCCCTTCATGCTGGCGGCAAGCTACTACCAGAACAGTACGTTGAAACGGGAATTCGTACGCCAGTTGAACGCATATAAGGCGCAGCGCCCGAATGAGTTGATTTTTAATCGTACCGATGGCGACGAAGAAGCCTACCTGTGGCTGGCGCTCTTTAATAACCGGGCCGTTAAGTCCGCTCCGGACGTCGACACCGCCAGCGAATGGCCGTCGTTGACGCGATATTTCGATCTCCCAATGGCCAGCATGATTGCCCGCACGGAGTGGACCAAGCTTACAGACCCGGCCAAGCAACCGGTCATTGCCTACATGAAGGCAGGGTACGCCCGCTTTGGCGGTCACCAGCACCGCGACGCCGGCCACTTCGCGATCTATTACAAGGGCATCCTGGCATCCAGCTCAGGTATCTACAGTGGACTACAGGCCGATCGAGAGACACTGCAGGAATACAACTCCAAACACGACGTCAATTACCAGAAACGCACGGTCGCCCACAATGCGTTGACGATCTACCAGGCTGGTGAAGTCTTCGATCATCGCTCCGAGGTGGTCAACGACGGTGGCCAGCTGTTCGACCGTGATGATCAACCCGCATCGCTGGCCGCCCTGCAGTCGGATGCTTATGCCTACGGACGCGCCATCAAGCAGCGCATCGGCTTGAACAACAACGCCAGCGAGATGCGTCCGGCGTTCAGCTACCTGAAAGGCGATATCGGCAAAGCGTACAGCGCGGCCAAGATCGACAACTACCAGCGTGCCTTCGTGTTCCTCAACCTGGAGAAGACGACTGTGCCAGCCGCGTTGCTGGTCTTCGATCGCCTGACCCCTGCCAGCAACCTCACGGCGCGGCCAAAATGGCTGATGCACAGCGTGACGAAGCCGGCAGTACCTACGGTGCCGGGGACGGAGTTCTCGACCACCAAGGAGTTCACCGTCACGACGGCGAACGCCGCGTCGAAGCTGGTCAACCGGACGTTGTTCCCGGCGTCCGCCTCCGCCGAGACCGTGGAAGGGTTCGTCGTTGATGGCCACGACTTCCCTAGCTACATGGACAAGGAAAGTCGTAGCGAGGAATTGGGCGCCTATCGCGTCGAGGTGACGCCGGGCGCGCTGCCGAGCGGCGAAAGCCACTACGCCATGCTCAATCTCATGCAGGTTGTCGATGGCAGCAACGCGGCCCTGCCGACGACCGCATTGACCGACACGACCGGCAACATCATGCTGGGCGCCTTGATCGATAACCGTGCGGTGTATTTCGCCAAGTCCGCTTTGCCTGTAACAGTCCAGACGACGCTGAAGCTGGACGCTGGCACATACAACCTGTTGGTGACCGACCTCGCGACGGGCACCTGGTCGGTGAAGGGCCCTTCTGGTACCGTTGAGAAGGTTGTGGAAGAAAGCCACGGCACCATCTACCTGCCAGCCACCGCCGGCGGCGAATACGTGCTGACTCCGGTAACCCTGCAGTAAGCAGTAAGCAGTAAGCAGTCCGCGCACGCCGCCCGACGCGCGCTCGCGGAAGGGGCAACTGCCCCTTCCGTCCAATAGGCAACGACAAGCAAAAGGGTGTAGATTGCGGCAAGGCCATCCCGGCCGCCACACGCTACAAGGAACCCCAATGTCGACACCCATCACCGTCATCCGCGACCAGTCCCAGCCCATGCGCCACATCGTCCATGTGCGCAACCATATCGTGTCCACCGACGTCTCCGTCGAGGAAGGCGGCCTCGATGCCGGACCGTCGCCGCATGACCTGTACGATGCGGCGCTGTCGGCCTGCAAGGCGCTGACGGTGCTGTGGTACGCCAAGCGCAAGAACATTCCGGTGGAAGACGTGCGCGTGGCCACCGAGCGCGATGCCAGCGAGGAGCGCAAGGGCGTGTATCGCCTGGCCGCCACCTTGCACCTGACGGGCGACCTGAGCGCGGCGCAGCGCGAGGAGCTGCTGGGCGTGGCGCAGAAGTGTCCCGTGCACAAGCTGATGACGAGCGTGACCACCGAGGTGACAACGCAGCTGGCGGGGGCGCCGGCATGAGCGTCGCCCAACTGCTGAAGGGGCACGACAAGGACCTGGGCGGCGGCTTCGTCGTGCGGCGCTACCTGCCCGCCGCCGTCAAGCAGGCCGTCGGGCCGTTCATCTTCTTCGACCACTTCGGCCCCATCGACGTGGCGCCCGACGCCGACCACGATGTGCGCCCGCATCCGCACATCGGCCTGGCCACCGTCACGTACCTGTTCGAAGGCGCGATGGACCATCGCGACAGCATCGGCACGTTCCAGCGCATCGAGCCGGGCGCCATCAACTGGATGACGGCGGGGCGCGGCATCGTCCATTCCGAGCGTACGCCGCAAGACCTCGTCGGCCGGCCGCACCGCACGCACGGGCTGCAACTGTGGGCCGCGCTGCCGCGTGCCAACGAGGAGGACGCGCCGTCGTTCTCGCACACGCCGGCCGCTGCGATTCCCGAGCTGGCAGTGGAAGGTGCCACGGTGCGTGTGCTGATCGGCCACGCCTACGGCCAGGTCTCCCCGGTGCCGACCTTCATGGAGACGCTGTACCTGGACGTGCAACTGCCGGCCGGGCGGGAGCTGCTGCTGGCCGACCTGCCGGCCGAGGCGGCGCTCTATCCCGTCAGCGGCAGCCTGCTGATGGACGACGCGCCGCTGGCGCCGAACCTGATGGCGCTGCTGGACACCGCCGCGCCGCAAAAGGTGCGTGCGCAGGCGGATGCGCGCTTTGTCGTCATCGGCGGCGCGCCGCTCGATGGGCGGCGCTTCATGTTCTGGAATTTCGTGTCGTCGTCCAAGGAGCGGCTGCTGCGGGCGGCCGAGGATTGGGATGCGCAGCGCTTCGACCAGGTGCCGGGGGAGACGGAGTTCATTCCGTTGCCGAAGAAGCCGGCTGGCGGGACCTACTTGTAGTGAGGGTCTGTTCCCAGCGGGGACAGGCCCCAGCCCTCAAACGTGGTCGGCTTCGGCCGGCGCCGCCGTCTCGGTGTCATA from Pseudoduganella armeniaca includes the following:
- a CDS encoding SUMF1/EgtB/PvdO family nonheme iron enzyme, giving the protein MQTAREKIRELRALHEDGLLSQDEFDRRKNAILDAEYAPPGATAPPLPPRQGTELGLMVGQEIGPQHRRYRLERLIGMGGMGQVWQASDLATHAELGHSETVAVKVLPPQLTQSPVHARLLVEEATQARRLAHDNIVRVYEWAQDPATSSYFIIMECLDGEDLDAWLARNGRADLAAVERILRPVAAALQYAWERHRLVHRDLKPGNVFLTAAGHVKLLDFGIAAQARDAASSPGNLGERTPNAGTAGYRAPEAGTHRGQPSPRLDVYAVAVMIYQLLAGAMPFDDTRSAQIAPVAPPGLNEAQWAVLQQGFAFDQDERFASVAALLDALAHAAGPSAAELAEQARQRAQAEAEQARALAEAEQAARQVQAEQRAAAPPPDPKALEQQRAAEAAELRRLELQRQMELAARRKAEAHAAALEKLKQDQVRRALEKQRRLEAEAQAAERKERLRQQLLARREADALKARQAEEEKQRRAAQLKAEAAYRAEQERHRREQAARHAAELAAQLPTPSSPVADPSGVLRDPFVDGSGNGPELVLIPTGRFEMGAHEYEHAQALKAGAQRAWLEREKPPHWVGIERSFALGRYPVTVGEWRRFARATGWQPKLDFDWEQPGFRQDDDHPVVGVSWYDAQDYLNWLSVMTGQVYRLPSEAEWEYACRAGSKTAFSFGNEIATTQANYDGNFSYGAGVKGESRGGTTKVGSFPPNPWGLYDMHGNVWEWVQDPVHDNYVGAPVDGSAWEQGGDGSRRVLRGGAWLYQPRYLRSAVRNGYSAFLSNDVVGFRVARRIG
- a CDS encoding DMT family transporter → MKNWLFLAIAIVSETIATSALKASAGFSRLWPSVAVVVGYGIAFYFLSLTLRTIPVGVAYAVWSGVGIVLVSLAGWFMYGQKLDAPALLGIALIVAGVVVMNLFSKSAAH
- a CDS encoding heparinase II/III family protein, with protein sequence MSKKRLIIPIALSVLAQSALAQAPAVATMQTERLFDFDAVTAPSGWLIAKSAPSEPNTLLLTPAGSESLYIDVTVDHTAKYYIWVRTYAPEGRYNDYYLKVGSEPEKQITAFTTHKVATEPLRWKNIYCEDTSNCSRGIYLAKGTTRLQFRMKEPNLGFDKIIVTAQPNFQPDGFGQDASIQASIPARPATTPAWVPPNSGVPTPDAPRLLLPKDYPLDALKAAEQDRTTAVDEEHRQMQLAWTKLRASANRTTWDSCVQKRNSIMAKALYYRLYGTASMGSGAVSALNEYLDDCHAVKNAQTGAIDIPGTRPTGEGILTSALVYDWVIAPQGPGAFVAEREKIVRRFLERAAMEVGFPPVQNSIAGHGAEAQLLRDQLSAALAFYGDYPRIYEIVGQRFFSDYVPVRNYVYNAGGFAQGTSYGPYRYQWDMFAAWIFKRMNKDKALADQDVFSNTQEQQLYHSLYQRRPDGQLMRDGDVYHGSYTDVGRYWTEPTPFMLAASYYQNSTLKREFVRQLNAYKAQRPNELIFNRTDGDEEAYLWLALFNNRAVKSAPDVDTASEWPSLTRYFDLPMASMIARTEWTKLTDPAKQPVIAYMKAGYARFGGHQHRDAGHFAIYYKGILASSSGIYSGLQADRETLQEYNSKHDVNYQKRTVAHNALTIYQAGEVFDHRSEVVNDGGQLFDRDDQPASLAALQSDAYAYGRAIKQRIGLNNNASEMRPAFSYLKGDIGKAYSAAKIDNYQRAFVFLNLEKTTVPAALLVFDRLTPASNLTARPKWLMHSVTKPAVPTVPGTEFSTTKEFTVTTANAASKLVNRTLFPASASAETVEGFVVDGHDFPSYMDKESRSEELGAYRVEVTPGALPSGESHYAMLNLMQVVDGSNAALPTTALTDTTGNIMLGALIDNRAVYFAKSALPVTVQTTLKLDAGTYNLLVTDLATGTWSVKGPSGTVEKVVEESHGTIYLPATAGGEYVLTPVTLQ
- a CDS encoding OsmC family protein, yielding MSTPITVIRDQSQPMRHIVHVRNHIVSTDVSVEEGGLDAGPSPHDLYDAALSACKALTVLWYAKRKNIPVEDVRVATERDASEERKGVYRLAATLHLTGDLSAAQREELLGVAQKCPVHKLMTSVTTEVTTQLAGAPA
- a CDS encoding pirin family protein, with the protein product MSVAQLLKGHDKDLGGGFVVRRYLPAAVKQAVGPFIFFDHFGPIDVAPDADHDVRPHPHIGLATVTYLFEGAMDHRDSIGTFQRIEPGAINWMTAGRGIVHSERTPQDLVGRPHRTHGLQLWAALPRANEEDAPSFSHTPAAAIPELAVEGATVRVLIGHAYGQVSPVPTFMETLYLDVQLPAGRELLLADLPAEAALYPVSGSLLMDDAPLAPNLMALLDTAAPQKVRAQADARFVVIGGAPLDGRRFMFWNFVSSSKERLLRAAEDWDAQRFDQVPGETEFIPLPKKPAGGTYL